The Desulfobacterales bacterium genome window below encodes:
- the rpsR gene encoding 30S ribosomal protein S18, producing the protein MVANKSRTGRRPKRKKRIYHRRKVCRFCADTSLVINYKDPKSLKHFITERGKIIPRRISGCCAKHQRSLTHAIKRARTIALLPYVGSIDLH; encoded by the coding sequence ATGGTTGCCAATAAGAGCAGAACCGGACGACGGCCAAAGCGGAAAAAACGTATCTATCACCGGCGCAAAGTCTGCCGCTTTTGTGCGGATACCAGTCTGGTCATCAATTATAAGGACCCTAAATCGCTCAAGCATTTTATCACCGAGCGCGGCAAAATTATTCCCCGACGGATATCCGGTTGTTGTGCAAAGCATCAACGGTCGTTGACACACGCTATCAAGCGCGCGCGGACGATCGCGCTGCTGCCCTATGTCGGATCGATAGACTTGCATTGA
- a CDS encoding VanZ family protein has product MIDEATLQHFILGMMMALSYPTFKRFKYPYLALILIHPFVIEGVQLFMPHRTPDAADILVGLVGTLLGFCLV; this is encoded by the coding sequence ATGATCGATGAAGCAACGCTACAACATTTCATATTAGGTATGATGATGGCGCTGTCATACCCAACCTTTAAGCGCTTTAAATATCCTTATTTAGCGCTGATATTGATCCATCCTTTTGTTATTGAAGGGGTTCAGTTATTTATGCCGCATCGAACACCAGATGCAGCCGATATACTGGTAGGCTTGGTAGGGACACTCCTGGGCTTTTGCCTCGTATAA
- a CDS encoding PAS domain S-box protein, protein MAKLTPGNKTASPQPHFLHANSTGATTSLIDHFSGFAVTTDRHGRIVFANQAAIQISGLDQSDMIGRSLDILFDLTAEQQSSIAQCLARQTPLTFETTARCKMGPTPTVQLSVSALDPSATDSGLAVFGIDVSGLKRNLEEQTQRVTAVEHAAESIIVTDPAGIIEYVNPAFEKITGYSRHEVLGGNIELLDSGQHTKAFFSSIIDSLQQGDIWKGRIVNKRRDHSLYETEATVSPIMNKSGAITNYVSVQRDVSHEVRLERQLRQAQKMEAIGTLAGGIAHDFNNLLMGIQGNISLSLLDIEPNSPLVKNLKKIEQYVQNGVDLTKQLLGFARGGKYEISLLNLNELIKEQNLMFGRTNKDIIFKNEAKPDLWSVEADRGQIEQVLMNLYLNALQAMPSSGTLTTRTANVTIDRDQYSPYFVRAGNYIKITIADTGVGMDEKIQQRIFDPFFTTKEMGRGTGLGLASVYGIVKNHEGFINVSSKKGQGTKFEIYLPASGKTVPPPKKAREKFVEGQETVLLVDDEDMIIDVGRRMLKKLGYQVFIARDGNKAIEIFQKHPDIDLVVLDMIMPKMGGGETYDRIKQIKPDAKVLLSSGFSINGQASEILNRGCNGFIQKPFNLQNLSQNIRAILEGK, encoded by the coding sequence ATGGCCAAATTAACCCCCGGAAATAAAACTGCATCGCCGCAGCCACATTTTTTGCATGCCAACTCAACCGGTGCAACGACATCCCTGATAGATCATTTCAGCGGTTTTGCCGTCACCACCGACCGCCACGGCCGGATTGTGTTCGCCAACCAAGCTGCCATTCAGATCAGCGGTCTGGATCAATCTGACATGATTGGGCGTTCACTTGACATCTTGTTTGATCTGACTGCCGAGCAGCAATCATCGATTGCGCAGTGTCTGGCACGCCAGACCCCGCTGACTTTTGAAACCACAGCCCGATGCAAAATGGGACCGACACCAACGGTACAGCTGAGCGTGTCCGCGCTTGACCCATCGGCCACCGACAGCGGACTGGCTGTTTTTGGTATTGATGTTTCCGGGCTCAAACGCAACCTTGAAGAACAAACGCAGCGGGTCACAGCGGTTGAACATGCGGCGGAGTCCATCATCGTCACCGATCCAGCAGGGATTATCGAATATGTCAATCCGGCTTTTGAAAAAATAACCGGCTATTCGCGCCACGAAGTTCTGGGTGGAAACATCGAATTACTCGACAGTGGGCAGCACACGAAGGCTTTTTTCAGCTCGATTATCGATAGCTTGCAGCAGGGAGACATATGGAAAGGCCGAATCGTTAACAAACGCAGAGATCATTCGCTTTACGAAACCGAAGCCACGGTATCCCCGATCATGAACAAATCCGGGGCAATTACCAATTACGTTAGCGTTCAACGAGATGTTTCGCATGAAGTCCGTTTGGAAAGGCAGCTGCGTCAGGCCCAGAAAATGGAAGCCATCGGCACCCTGGCCGGCGGGATCGCCCATGACTTTAACAATCTGCTCATGGGCATCCAAGGCAATATTTCGCTGTCCTTATTGGATATTGAGCCCAACTCACCGCTGGTCAAGAATCTGAAAAAAATAGAACAATACGTTCAAAATGGCGTGGATCTGACCAAGCAATTGCTGGGCTTTGCCCGGGGGGGCAAATACGAAATCAGCTTGCTCAATCTAAATGAATTGATCAAAGAGCAGAATCTTATGTTTGGGCGCACCAACAAGGATATTATTTTCAAAAATGAAGCCAAACCAGATTTGTGGAGCGTCGAAGCGGATCGCGGTCAGATCGAGCAGGTGTTAATGAACCTTTATTTGAATGCGCTGCAGGCCATGCCGAGCAGCGGCACACTAACCACGCGAACTGCAAACGTCACCATCGATAGGGACCAATACAGTCCTTATTTTGTCAGAGCTGGCAATTACATCAAAATAACCATTGCTGACACCGGTGTCGGAATGGATGAAAAAATTCAGCAACGTATTTTTGACCCATTTTTTACGACCAAAGAAATGGGGCGTGGGACCGGGCTCGGATTGGCGTCGGTGTATGGTATCGTCAAAAATCATGAAGGTTTTATTAACGTATCTAGTAAGAAGGGGCAGGGCACAAAGTTTGAGATCTATTTGCCGGCTTCGGGTAAAACCGTGCCACCCCCTAAAAAAGCCAGAGAAAAGTTTGTAGAGGGCCAAGAGACAGTCCTGCTGGTGGACGATGAGGACATGATCATTGATGTTGGTCGGCGTATGCTCAAAAAGCTGGGCTATCAGGTCTTTATTGCCAGAGACGGTAATAAGGCCATCGAGATTTTCCAAAAGCACCCGGACATTGACCTGGTCGTATTGGATATGATTATGCCGAAGATGGGGGGCGGTGAAACCTACGACCGCATAAAGCAAATCAAACCCGATGCCAAGGTGTTATTGTCCAGCGGCTTTAGCATTAACGGCCAGGCCTCTGAAATATTGAATCGGGGGTGTAACGGATTTATTCAAAAACCGTTTAATTTGCAAAACCTGTCACAAAATATAAGGGCGATATTGGAAGGGAAATAG
- the rplI gene encoding 50S ribosomal protein L9 has translation MKVILKETIDSLGIIGSEVRVADGYARNYLLPQNKAVPATPQNRKMLERDRAKFDLQIAKERKVAEEMAQRLEAVAVTIAAKVSEEDRLYGSISVRDIIDALAKQDIVVEKRMVLLKEPIKTIGTYKVPIRVYKEVEPEISVEIVSE, from the coding sequence ATGAAAGTCATTTTAAAAGAAACGATAGATTCTCTGGGTATCATTGGCAGCGAAGTTCGCGTGGCAGACGGTTATGCCCGCAACTACCTTTTGCCCCAGAACAAAGCCGTTCCGGCAACGCCTCAAAATCGCAAGATGCTAGAGCGCGACCGTGCCAAATTCGATTTGCAAATCGCCAAGGAACGCAAAGTGGCCGAGGAAATGGCTCAGCGACTGGAAGCCGTAGCAGTTACCATTGCCGCCAAAGTAAGTGAAGAGGATCGGCTATACGGTTCTATTTCAGTGCGCGATATCATCGATGCGCTGGCCAAACAGGATATCGTTGTTGAAAAACGCATGGTCCTGCTAAAAGAACCCATCAAAACCATTGGGACGTACAAAGTTCCGATCCGGGTTTACAAGGAGGTTGAACCCGAAATTAGTGTTGAGATTGTCTCGGAATAA
- a CDS encoding RNA 2'-phosphotransferase, translated as MTKTKTPQSLAKYLVYILERRPDEFGLVTDKQGYVKIKELLKALKEEKGWKHVRRFHLNEILYSIPNPAFEILDNRIRAKRREHLPRPNADPHLPKLLYTCVRRRAYPHVAQNGISPSGHQQVVLSVKQDMAERMGKRADSQPIMLTVHVQASVEHGVLFQQIGELLFVAPFIPTDCFSGPPLPKEKPRAKTTEPPSKAEKPGQMGSFEVQPDKVANQFGRSAKSQKTASGWKGKKERRKKMKRKRERPPWRK; from the coding sequence ATGACCAAAACCAAGACGCCCCAGAGCCTTGCAAAATATCTGGTTTACATCCTTGAGCGCCGGCCCGATGAATTCGGGTTGGTCACAGATAAACAAGGTTATGTTAAAATCAAGGAACTGTTAAAGGCCCTTAAGGAAGAAAAAGGGTGGAAGCACGTTCGCCGATTCCATCTAAATGAGATCCTATACAGTATTCCCAATCCAGCTTTTGAAATATTGGACAACCGCATTCGCGCCAAGCGGCGTGAGCATTTGCCCCGTCCTAATGCGGACCCGCATCTGCCTAAACTTTTATACACCTGTGTGCGCAGGAGGGCCTATCCCCATGTGGCGCAAAATGGCATATCCCCCAGCGGGCATCAACAGGTCGTTTTATCGGTCAAACAAGACATGGCGGAGCGAATGGGCAAACGAGCCGATTCTCAACCCATAATGCTCACCGTGCATGTACAGGCCTCAGTGGAGCATGGCGTGTTGTTCCAGCAAATCGGCGAATTGCTTTTTGTGGCCCCATTTATTCCCACAGACTGTTTTAGCGGCCCTCCCCTGCCTAAGGAAAAACCTCGGGCCAAAACCACCGAACCCCCATCTAAAGCTGAAAAGCCAGGGCAAATGGGCAGTTTTGAAGTCCAGCCGGACAAAGTGGCCAATCAATTCGGAAGGTCGGCCAAATCTCAAAAAACAGCATCCGGGTGGAAAGGCAAAAAGGAGCGCCGTAAAAAAATGAAACGCAAACGGGAACGCCCCCCCTGGCGCAAATAA
- the hflX gene encoding GTPase HflX, with translation MKRLYGNTVGLKANQIRRLENLYRRRIQPQFLISAELARDLKLLSDEIRRQIGLLINRQGKVVYVIVGDHKKIVIPAISEYRAAPGRLNGLRCIHTHLTNEPLTDDDLTDLALLRLDMMATVADGTTESRPHIHIAHILPKNANNHPYRILDPLTPSQLDINCLEMIQALEAELARLSKGYSPDSGKERALLASVSSTSKRKALESLTELKALAESSQIEIVDSLVQQRKSKNKQRLIGPGKLQELAILALQAAATVIIFDQELSPSQIRIITDQIDLKVIDRTQLILDIFAQRAKTREGKLQVELAQLKYLLPRLILKNTAMSRLTGGIGGRGPGETKLEINRRRARDRIARLEQELLAVRKHRKQQRAQRQKKGLPIISIIGYTNAGKSTLLNTLTRSNVQAESRLFATLDPSSRRLKFPKDSEVIITDTVGFIKDLPEDLLVAFRATLEELESADLLLHVIDISNHQYESQIDSVERILADLKLQHIRTIRVLNKMDRVNPNNIQHLARKLDGMAICAKQKSTLLPLIDRMEAILFEKPILKADAYGS, from the coding sequence ATGAAAAGACTTTATGGAAATACCGTCGGTCTTAAAGCCAACCAGATTCGGCGACTTGAAAACCTTTACCGCCGCCGCATTCAGCCCCAGTTTTTAATCAGTGCGGAGCTGGCGCGCGACCTGAAGCTGTTGTCCGACGAAATTCGGCGACAGATCGGCTTGCTGATCAATCGTCAGGGCAAGGTGGTTTATGTTATTGTCGGCGACCACAAAAAGATCGTTATTCCTGCTATCAGTGAGTACCGAGCGGCACCCGGCCGCTTGAACGGGCTGCGATGTATTCACACCCATTTGACCAATGAACCGTTGACCGATGACGATCTGACCGACCTGGCTTTGCTAAGGCTTGATATGATGGCAACTGTCGCCGATGGCACAACTGAATCTCGCCCTCATATCCATATCGCTCACATTCTTCCCAAAAACGCGAACAATCATCCCTACCGCATCCTAGATCCGCTAACACCTTCGCAACTTGATATCAACTGTCTGGAAATGATCCAGGCCCTGGAGGCTGAGCTGGCGCGGTTGAGTAAGGGCTACAGCCCGGATTCTGGTAAAGAGAGAGCATTGCTCGCAAGCGTGTCCTCAACATCAAAACGCAAAGCGCTCGAATCGCTTACCGAATTGAAGGCTTTGGCAGAATCCAGCCAAATTGAGATTGTTGACTCTCTGGTTCAACAGCGCAAATCCAAAAATAAACAGCGGTTAATCGGACCGGGAAAATTGCAGGAACTTGCGATTCTGGCATTGCAGGCGGCGGCAACTGTCATCATTTTTGATCAGGAATTGAGCCCATCGCAGATTCGTATCATAACCGATCAGATCGATCTGAAAGTCATCGACCGGACGCAATTGATTTTAGATATATTTGCCCAGCGCGCCAAAACACGAGAAGGCAAATTGCAGGTTGAACTGGCACAATTGAAATATTTGCTGCCGCGCTTGATCCTCAAAAATACAGCCATGTCGCGTCTCACAGGTGGCATCGGTGGACGTGGACCCGGTGAAACAAAACTGGAGATAAATCGAAGACGCGCACGAGACCGAATTGCACGTCTCGAACAAGAACTGTTGGCAGTGCGCAAACATCGCAAGCAACAAAGGGCGCAACGCCAGAAAAAAGGGCTGCCGATTATTTCCATCATCGGTTATACCAATGCGGGCAAATCCACATTGCTCAACACCCTAACCCGCAGTAATGTCCAGGCGGAAAGCCGACTTTTCGCTACCCTGGACCCATCTAGCCGACGGCTAAAATTTCCCAAAGACAGCGAGGTCATTATCACTGATACAGTCGGTTTTATTAAGGACTTGCCGGAAGACCTGTTGGTCGCTTTTCGCGCCACGCTTGAAGAGCTGGAAAGCGCTGACCTCCTGTTGCATGTTATCGATATCAGCAACCATCAATATGAGTCCCAGATTGATTCGGTCGAACGCATTCTCGCCGATCTTAAACTGCAGCATATCCGAACCATTCGGGTGCTCAATAAAATGGACCGCGTCAATCCCAACAACATTCAACATCTGGCGCGAAAACTTGACGGAATGGCCATTTGCGCTAAACAAAAATCGACACTATTGCCGCTCATTGATCGAATGGAGGCGATCTTGTTTGAAAAGCCAATCTTAAAGGCAGACGCTTATGGATCTTGA
- a CDS encoding cyclic nucleotide-binding domain-containing protein, whose translation MEDLSSQEKLIETYLKDDKKDEAVELLFNLIVEYAQIQDFAKAESLREKLFQVDSMALDEIVKSADVIENAKLSAMDPAHMETWSQLYKRFTKDESIDLYYGLQPAVYESEQIIFRQGDMNPTLYFINAGQVKMFYHTDKHAILLHTLGPGDLAGADTFFTNSTCTISVMADSTVKLNILEKAVLQKWRAEKPNLANKLLDYCNELESVKDLLHKKELERRAHPRYEIAGSAVIQILDRQGTKAFKGELSDISVSGVSFIMNTSPTAAESLLGRRLNLKFTVHGVFPEISVDQEGRIIGVHGQLFNEYFINVKWEQPLDDSLMERIKALA comes from the coding sequence ATGGAAGATCTCAGTTCTCAGGAAAAATTAATTGAGACCTACTTAAAGGACGATAAAAAGGATGAGGCCGTTGAGTTATTGTTTAATCTGATTGTCGAATACGCGCAAATCCAGGATTTTGCTAAAGCCGAATCATTGCGCGAAAAGCTATTTCAAGTCGATTCCATGGCGTTAGATGAAATTGTCAAATCGGCTGACGTCATCGAAAATGCCAAATTGAGTGCCATGGATCCGGCGCATATGGAAACCTGGTCTCAGCTTTACAAACGTTTCACAAAGGATGAATCGATTGACCTTTACTATGGGTTGCAACCGGCCGTCTATGAATCAGAGCAGATTATTTTTCGGCAGGGCGACATGAACCCCACATTGTATTTCATCAATGCCGGCCAGGTTAAAATGTTTTATCATACAGACAAACATGCCATTCTGCTGCACACTCTGGGACCCGGCGACCTTGCAGGTGCGGATACCTTTTTCACCAATTCAACCTGTACGATATCCGTAATGGCCGATTCGACAGTCAAATTAAACATTTTAGAAAAGGCTGTTTTGCAGAAATGGCGGGCTGAAAAACCCAATCTGGCGAATAAACTGCTGGATTACTGCAACGAGCTGGAATCAGTTAAGGATCTGCTTCATAAGAAAGAGCTCGAGCGTCGGGCGCATCCACGCTATGAGATTGCCGGCAGTGCTGTGATTCAAATTTTGGACCGTCAGGGCACTAAGGCTTTTAAGGGCGAACTCTCAGATATTTCTGTTAGCGGGGTATCTTTCATCATGAATACATCCCCCACTGCGGCTGAATCGTTGCTGGGGCGTCGTCTGAATTTGAAATTTACCGTGCACGGTGTTTTTCCGGAAATTAGCGTCGATCAAGAAGGCCGTATCATCGGTGTGCATGGCCAATTGTTTAACGAATACTTTATCAATGTAAAATGGGAACAGCCACTCGACGACAGCTTGATGGAAAGAATCAAGGCACTTGCTTAG
- the dnaB gene encoding replicative DNA helicase: protein MADQQSQSQKDPSLLHLPPQSIEAEESLLSAILVDNNTLLDVVEILSAADFYRSAHQKIFAAIMDLFDRGEPVDLVTLANNLKEKGHLDAIGGASYLARLVDAVPVAVNAQHYAKIVADKASLRRLIEKANAITKRCYEDRGDVDNVIDYAETSIFEISERKSNQGFYPLSRLIISNIETLEEKQGNKSLVTGVPMGFGQLDNLTSGLQNSDLIILAARPSMGKTALALNITRNAAVDANVPVAFFSLEMSKEQLSLRMLCAEARLDSSRMRGGFFSMDDWRRLTDAAGILSESPIYIDDSPSLTAMDIRAKARRLKMDKNIGLVVIDYLQLMQARGGVERRDLEISEMSRSLKALAKELEIPVLALSQLNRMLEQRTDKRPKLSDLRESGALEQDADVVAFIYRDEIYNQDENNPLKGTAEIILAKQRNGPTGKVLLTFLDAYTRFEIMASEDMVDNM, encoded by the coding sequence ATGGCGGACCAACAATCGCAAAGCCAAAAAGATCCATCGCTTCTGCACTTGCCCCCCCAAAGCATTGAAGCTGAAGAATCCTTGCTAAGCGCCATCTTGGTCGATAACAATACCCTGCTCGATGTTGTTGAAATTCTCTCAGCAGCCGATTTTTATCGAAGTGCCCATCAAAAAATATTTGCAGCCATTATGGATCTCTTCGATCGGGGCGAGCCCGTCGATCTGGTAACCCTGGCCAATAACCTAAAAGAAAAGGGCCATTTGGATGCCATCGGGGGTGCGAGCTACCTGGCCAGATTAGTTGATGCCGTACCGGTGGCTGTCAATGCTCAGCATTATGCTAAAATCGTCGCCGATAAAGCCTCCCTAAGGCGTCTGATTGAAAAAGCCAACGCGATCACCAAACGCTGCTATGAAGATCGTGGCGATGTCGACAATGTCATTGACTATGCTGAAACCTCTATCTTTGAAATTTCAGAACGAAAGTCCAATCAAGGGTTTTACCCGCTCAGTCGGCTGATCATCAGCAATATCGAAACACTGGAAGAAAAGCAGGGCAATAAAAGTTTGGTGACCGGCGTACCAATGGGCTTTGGGCAGTTGGACAACCTCACCTCCGGGTTGCAAAATTCCGATCTCATCATTCTGGCAGCCCGCCCGAGCATGGGCAAAACAGCGTTGGCCTTAAACATCACCCGAAATGCTGCTGTTGATGCCAATGTTCCGGTGGCCTTTTTTTCCCTGGAAATGTCAAAAGAGCAGTTGTCCCTGCGAATGCTGTGCGCAGAGGCTCGTCTGGATTCATCCCGCATGCGAGGTGGTTTTTTCAGCATGGATGACTGGCGCCGCTTAACCGATGCGGCCGGCATTTTATCGGAAAGCCCAATTTATATAGATGATTCACCCAGCCTGACAGCCATGGATATACGCGCAAAAGCGCGGCGGCTTAAAATGGATAAAAATATCGGGCTCGTTGTTATTGATTATTTGCAGCTCATGCAGGCCCGCGGTGGCGTTGAGCGCAGGGATCTTGAAATATCGGAAATGTCACGATCGCTGAAAGCATTGGCCAAAGAGCTTGAAATCCCGGTCTTGGCGTTATCTCAGCTCAACCGGATGCTTGAACAGCGCACGGATAAGCGTCCCAAACTATCTGATCTGCGGGAATCCGGTGCGCTCGAGCAAGATGCGGATGTGGTCGCTTTCATTTACAGAGACGAGATCTATAACCAGGATGAAAATAACCCCCTCAAAGGAACAGCCGAAATCATATTAGCCAAGCAACGCAACGGCCCCACCGGTAAAGTCCTGCTCACTTTTCTGGATGCATACACCCGTTTTGAAATTATGGCGTCTGAGGATATGGTCGACAATATGTAG
- the rpsF gene encoding 30S ribosomal protein S6, with the protein MRRYETIIITDPDLSAEQREPILKRVGDVISQENGYLALIDDWGARKLAYEIKKKPRGYYTRFDFCGTAAAVDEIERFFRIDDRVLKYMTVLLDKTADIEKIKEEIASTQKTVETPAIDTPVETKASQETTDTAESNAPDAPLASAEEPVASPEEPVDAEPSQALESKTDESQATPTETKEEIK; encoded by the coding sequence ATGCGACGATACGAAACCATTATTATCACGGATCCGGATTTGTCAGCGGAACAGCGTGAGCCGATCCTAAAAAGGGTTGGAGATGTCATCAGCCAGGAAAACGGTTATCTGGCGTTAATTGATGACTGGGGTGCCCGCAAGCTTGCCTATGAAATAAAAAAGAAACCACGCGGATACTACACCCGCTTTGACTTTTGCGGAACAGCAGCGGCGGTAGATGAAATAGAGCGGTTTTTTCGCATCGATGACCGCGTGTTGAAATATATGACCGTTTTGCTCGATAAGACCGCTGATATCGAAAAAATCAAAGAAGAGATCGCCAGCACCCAAAAAACGGTTGAAACACCTGCAATAGACACTCCTGTAGAAACAAAAGCCTCACAAGAGACAACTGATACGGCCGAATCAAATGCACCGGACGCACCTTTAGCGTCGGCTGAAGAGCCGGTCGCATCACCTGAAGAACCGGTTGATGCGGAACCATCGCAGGCACTCGAATCTAAGACGGATGAGAGCCAAGCCACTCCAACTGAAACCAAAGAGGAGATTAAATAA
- the hemL gene encoding glutamate-1-semialdehyde 2,1-aminomutase, protein MDSAKSKKLFDRAQKLIPGGVNSPVRACQSVGAEPLFIDRAEGCFIFDADGNRYIDYIGSWGPMILGHRHPAVIEAVSAVLERGTSFGAPIDLEVQLAQMVVDAVPSVEIVRMVNSGTEASMSAVRLARGVTERELIIKFDGCYHGHADTLLVAAGSGVATLGIPGSPGIPDSIAQHTLSLPYNDVDAINRVMSEKGELVAGIIVEPVAGNMGLVRPDKGFLETLRQLCDRHGSILIFDEVMTGFRVAYGGAQSLYGIYPDLTCFGKIIGGGLPVGAYGGKQDLMCQVAPRGSVYQAGTLSGNPVAMAAGIATLDQIRKEGFYEALDQTADRLLKGLEEAAQKAGIPAQAQRVGSMLGFFFNDRAVKNFDDAKTSDLEKFSTFYNGLRQAGVYVAPSQFEALFVSAAHQNEHIEATIAAAERVLSQLK, encoded by the coding sequence ATGGATTCTGCCAAGTCAAAAAAATTGTTTGATCGTGCGCAAAAGTTAATTCCCGGAGGCGTCAACAGTCCTGTGCGGGCATGCCAATCAGTGGGTGCCGAACCACTGTTCATCGATCGCGCCGAGGGCTGTTTTATATTTGATGCTGACGGTAACCGGTATATTGATTACATCGGTTCATGGGGGCCAATGATTCTTGGACACCGACACCCGGCGGTAATTGAAGCGGTAAGCGCCGTGCTGGAACGCGGAACCAGCTTTGGCGCACCGATTGATTTGGAAGTGCAGCTCGCGCAGATGGTCGTTGATGCAGTTCCGTCAGTTGAAATTGTGCGCATGGTCAATTCAGGTACTGAAGCGAGCATGAGCGCGGTGCGGCTGGCACGGGGGGTCACAGAGCGGGAATTAATTATAAAATTTGATGGCTGCTACCACGGGCATGCCGATACGCTGTTGGTTGCGGCAGGCTCGGGCGTGGCGACATTGGGCATTCCTGGCAGTCCGGGAATTCCTGATTCCATTGCCCAGCACACGCTGTCACTTCCCTATAATGATGTGGACGCCATCAATCGGGTAATGTCTGAAAAGGGAGAATTGGTCGCCGGCATTATTGTGGAACCTGTGGCGGGCAACATGGGTCTGGTGCGTCCGGACAAAGGTTTTCTGGAGACGCTCAGGCAGCTGTGTGACCGACACGGGTCGATTTTGATTTTTGATGAAGTCATGACGGGTTTTCGGGTGGCCTATGGGGGCGCCCAAAGCCTGTATGGTATCTATCCGGATCTAACTTGCTTTGGCAAAATCATTGGCGGCGGACTGCCGGTGGGCGCATACGGAGGTAAGCAAGATTTGATGTGCCAGGTTGCACCCCGGGGATCTGTCTATCAGGCCGGCACCTTATCCGGCAATCCGGTGGCCATGGCAGCCGGCATCGCAACCCTTGACCAAATTCGAAAAGAGGGTTTTTATGAGGCCTTGGACCAGACAGCCGATCGCCTGCTGAAAGGACTGGAAGAAGCTGCCCAAAAAGCCGGCATACCGGCACAGGCGCAGCGGGTCGGCTCTATGCTAGGATTCTTTTTTAACGACCGTGCCGTTAAAAATTTCGATGATGCCAAAACCAGCGATTTAGAAAAATTTTCCACTTTCTATAACGGATTGCGCCAAGCAGGTGTCTACGTGGCACCCTCTCAGTTTGAAGCTTTGTTTGTTTCGGCAGCACATCAGAACGAGCACATCGAAGCGACTATTGCAGCAGCTGAGCGTGTACTTTCACAACTGAAGTGA
- a CDS encoding DUF2232 domain-containing protein: MLKDIANGVLITCLILAASVLLPIIGIFCSLLLPLPTLYYRIKLGRIFSTLIPIISLVILMIAMRAFPFDIVFVAVLLIIGFSLGELQELKFSIEKTMLLTCGLAFLGGAVSLILFSASTGHSLLADFSQSVAHNREFLLQLYRSMGMPAESIPDFERFLNEIQSIVIRILPALIITTTLFVIWINILLGRYLLKSRNLGYQAYGKLNLWQAPDYLIWGVIGFGLLMLIPDDLSKTIGLNGLMTMMMVYFFQGVAIVSFFFEKKQVPQFAKIMLYALLILQEVLLVVIAIGFIDVWANFRKLEPSTS; encoded by the coding sequence ATGTTAAAGGATATCGCAAATGGTGTTCTGATCACCTGCCTGATTTTGGCTGCTTCTGTTTTGCTTCCGATTATCGGAATTTTTTGCAGCCTGCTGCTTCCTTTGCCGACACTTTACTATCGAATTAAACTGGGCAGAATCTTCAGTACTCTGATCCCCATCATCAGTTTGGTTATATTGATGATCGCAATGAGGGCCTTTCCCTTTGATATTGTTTTTGTTGCCGTACTGCTGATCATCGGATTCAGTTTAGGGGAACTGCAGGAGTTAAAATTCTCTATCGAAAAGACCATGCTGCTGACCTGTGGTCTGGCTTTTTTGGGCGGCGCGGTGAGTCTGATTCTATTCAGCGCGTCCACTGGTCACAGCCTGTTGGCTGATTTTTCCCAGTCGGTGGCCCATAACCGCGAATTTCTGCTGCAATTGTACCGCAGCATGGGTATGCCCGCTGAAAGCATCCCGGATTTTGAACGCTTTTTAAATGAGATTCAAAGTATAGTGATCAGAATTCTGCCGGCTCTGATCATAACGACCACGCTGTTTGTCATCTGGATCAATATACTGCTGGGCAGGTATCTGCTAAAAAGCAGGAACCTCGGATATCAAGCGTACGGCAAGTTGAACTTGTGGCAGGCGCCGGACTATTTGATTTGGGGCGTTATTGGGTTTGGTTTGTTGATGCTTATCCCCGATGATTTATCCAAAACGATCGGGCTCAATGGTCTGATGACCATGATGATGGTTTATTTCTTCCAGGGCGTGGCCATTGTTTCATTTTTTTTTGAAAAAAAACAGGTCCCGCAGTTTGCAAAAATTATGCTTTATGCGCTACTCATTTTGCAAGAAGTTTTACTGGTGGTTATTGCAATTGGTTTTATTGACGTGTGGGCCAATTTCCGAAAATTAGAACCATCGACATCTTGA